The following are encoded together in the Ralstonia insidiosa genome:
- the rng gene encoding ribonuclease G, translating to MSEDILVNITPQETRVAIVQQAAVQELHIERTLTRGLVGNIYLGKVVRVLPGMQSAFIDIGLERAAFLHVADIWHPRDAKDAPPTPQVAIEKTLFEGQALMVQVIKDPIGTKGARLSTQVSIAGRTLVYLPQDPHIGISQKIGNEAEREALRARVTAMVPTEERGGFIVRTIAEESTDEELANDVAYLRKIWATIRHNATTLPAPSILYQDLNLAQRVLRDFVTDETRSIQVDSRENHQKLVEFAQEYTPAVVERLTHYTGERPIFDLYNIEAEVERALSRRVDLKSGGYLMIDQTEAMTTIDVNTGGYVGARNFDDTIFKTNLEAAHTIARQLRLRNLGGIIIIDFIDMESADHRDAVLAELRKALSRDRTRITVNSFSQLGLVEMTRKRTRESLAHVLCEQCPVCQGKGQVKTPRTVCYDILREIMRESRQFNPREFRILASQSVIDLFLEEESQHLAMLGDFIGKPISLQVESSAASQEQYDIILM from the coding sequence ATGTCCGAAGACATCCTCGTCAATATCACGCCGCAAGAAACGCGCGTGGCCATCGTCCAGCAAGCCGCCGTTCAAGAGCTCCACATCGAGCGCACACTCACGCGCGGGCTGGTCGGCAACATCTACCTCGGCAAGGTTGTGCGCGTGCTGCCTGGCATGCAATCGGCCTTCATCGACATCGGTCTGGAACGCGCGGCGTTCCTGCACGTGGCCGACATCTGGCACCCGCGCGATGCCAAGGACGCCCCGCCCACGCCGCAGGTCGCCATCGAGAAAACACTGTTCGAAGGCCAAGCGCTGATGGTGCAGGTCATCAAGGACCCGATCGGCACCAAGGGCGCACGCCTTTCCACGCAAGTCAGCATTGCTGGCCGCACGCTGGTGTATCTGCCGCAAGACCCACACATCGGTATCTCGCAAAAGATTGGCAACGAGGCCGAGCGCGAAGCGCTGCGCGCCCGCGTGACGGCGATGGTGCCGACCGAGGAGCGCGGCGGTTTCATCGTGCGCACCATCGCCGAAGAATCGACCGACGAAGAACTCGCCAACGACGTCGCCTACCTGCGCAAGATCTGGGCGACCATCCGCCACAACGCCACCACCCTTCCCGCGCCGTCGATCCTGTACCAGGACCTGAACCTCGCCCAGCGCGTGCTGCGCGATTTCGTGACGGACGAAACGCGCAGCATCCAGGTCGATTCGCGCGAGAACCATCAGAAGCTCGTCGAATTTGCGCAGGAATACACGCCGGCTGTGGTCGAGCGCCTGACGCACTACACCGGCGAGCGGCCGATCTTCGATCTGTACAACATCGAGGCGGAAGTCGAGCGTGCGCTGTCGCGCCGGGTTGATCTGAAGTCAGGCGGTTACCTGATGATCGACCAGACCGAGGCGATGACCACCATCGACGTCAACACCGGCGGTTACGTGGGCGCGCGCAACTTTGACGACACGATCTTCAAGACCAACCTGGAAGCTGCGCACACCATCGCGCGGCAACTGCGGCTGCGCAATCTGGGCGGCATCATCATCATCGACTTCATCGATATGGAGTCCGCCGACCATCGCGATGCGGTGCTAGCGGAGCTACGCAAGGCGCTGTCGCGCGACCGCACACGCATCACGGTCAACAGCTTCTCGCAACTGGGGTTGGTGGAGATGACGCGCAAACGTACGCGGGAATCGCTCGCGCACGTGCTGTGCGAGCAGTGCCCGGTGTGCCAGGGCAAGGGCCAGGTCAAGACGCCGCGCACGGTGTGCTACGACATCCTGCGGGAGATCATGCGCGAGTCCCGGCAATTCAATCCGCGCGAGTTCCGCATCCTGGCCTCGCAATCCGTCATCGATCTGTTCCTGGAAGAAGAAAGCCAGCACCTGGCGATGCTGGGCGACTTTATCGGCAAGCCGATCTCGCTGCAGGTGGAATCGTCCGCGGCCAGCCAGGAGCAGTACGACATCATCTTGATGTAG
- a CDS encoding Maf family protein: protein MEATGAPHLYLASQSPRRQELLRQIGARFELLLADGDEDAEALEAVLPGETPDNYVQRVCALKAQAAVRRRIARNLPALPILTSDTTVCLGGEILGKPTDAADAHRMLRGMSGREHRVLTAVTVVKADGTPMHALSISDVRFAVLTDNDIARYIASGEPFGKAGAYGIQGRAAAFVAHISGSYSGIMGLPLFETAALLAQAGITL, encoded by the coding sequence ATGGAAGCAACCGGCGCCCCACACTTGTATCTCGCCTCGCAAAGCCCGCGTCGGCAGGAATTGCTGCGGCAGATCGGCGCGCGCTTCGAACTGCTGCTGGCCGATGGCGATGAAGATGCCGAAGCGCTGGAAGCCGTACTCCCCGGCGAGACACCCGACAACTACGTCCAACGCGTCTGCGCATTGAAGGCGCAGGCGGCTGTGCGCCGCCGCATCGCACGCAACCTCCCCGCCCTGCCGATCCTCACGTCCGACACCACGGTGTGCCTGGGCGGCGAGATCCTCGGCAAGCCGACTGACGCAGCCGATGCCCACCGCATGCTGCGCGGCATGTCCGGCCGCGAACACCGCGTGCTGACCGCCGTCACCGTCGTCAAAGCCGACGGCACGCCGATGCACGCGCTGTCCATTTCCGACGTGCGCTTTGCCGTACTGACAGACAACGACATCGCCCGCTACATCGCCAGCGGCGAGCCCTTTGGCAAGGCCGGTGCGTACGGCATCCAGGGCCGCGCAGCCGCCTTCGTCGCCCATATTTCGGGAAGCTATTCGGGTATCATGGGCCTACCCTTGTTCGAGACGGCAGCGCTGCTCGCACAGGCGGGCATCACGCTGTAA
- the rlmH gene encoding 23S rRNA (pseudouridine(1915)-N(3))-methyltransferase RlmH yields MQLLIVAVGHKMPSWIEDGFSEYAKRMPPELRIELREIKPEQRSGSRTAATVMQLEAARIEAALPKGCRMIALDERGKDLTTVALAESLTGWQQEGGDIAFVIGGADGLDPALKAKARMLIRLSSLTLPHGMVRVLLAEQLYRAWSITQNHPYHRV; encoded by the coding sequence ATGCAGTTGCTGATCGTCGCCGTCGGGCACAAGATGCCGTCCTGGATCGAGGACGGCTTCTCTGAATATGCCAAGCGCATGCCGCCCGAACTGCGCATCGAATTGCGCGAGATCAAGCCCGAGCAGCGCTCGGGCAGCCGCACCGCCGCCACCGTCATGCAGCTCGAAGCCGCGCGCATCGAAGCCGCGCTACCCAAGGGCTGCCGCATGATCGCGCTGGATGAGCGCGGCAAGGACCTCACCACCGTGGCACTTGCCGAATCCCTCACCGGATGGCAACAGGAAGGCGGCGACATCGCTTTCGTGATTGGCGGTGCGGACGGGTTGGACCCGGCGCTCAAGGCCAAGGCCCGCATGCTGATCCGCCTGTCGAGCCTGACCCTGCCGCACGGCATGGTGCGCGTGCTGCTGGCCGAGCAGCTCTATCGCGCGTGGAGCATCACGCAAAACCACCCGTATCACCGGGTATGA
- the rsfS gene encoding ribosome silencing factor, whose translation MDIRKLQRVIVDALEDVKAQDIKVFNTTHLTELFDRTVIASGTSNRQTKALAASVRDAVKEAGGHVIAVEGEDVGEWVLVDCGDAVVHIFQPQLRQYYNLEEIWGDKPVRVELGGTSKRGLPKASEGYDDEEDEAEEVTPAKRRTTKPALAGERPTKAAAPAKKAPAKTAAAKKPASKRATGTGKPATKTAAKTATKTAAKRAPAKKRAS comes from the coding sequence ATGGATATTCGCAAACTACAACGCGTGATCGTCGACGCGCTCGAAGACGTCAAGGCGCAAGACATCAAGGTCTTCAATACGACCCACCTGACCGAGCTGTTCGACCGCACGGTCATCGCTAGCGGCACGTCCAATCGTCAGACCAAGGCCCTCGCCGCGTCCGTCCGTGACGCCGTCAAGGAAGCCGGCGGCCACGTCATCGCCGTGGAAGGCGAAGACGTGGGCGAATGGGTGCTGGTTGACTGCGGCGACGCCGTGGTCCACATCTTCCAGCCGCAACTGCGCCAGTACTACAACCTGGAAGAAATCTGGGGCGACAAGCCGGTGCGCGTCGAACTCGGCGGAACCAGCAAGCGCGGCCTGCCCAAGGCCAGCGAAGGTTACGACGACGAGGAAGACGAGGCCGAAGAGGTCACGCCGGCCAAGCGCCGCACTACCAAGCCGGCGCTGGCCGGTGAGCGCCCGACCAAGGCTGCAGCACCGGCCAAGAAGGCGCCCGCCAAGACCGCTGCCGCCAAAAAGCCCGCCAGCAAACGCGCAACCGGCACCGGCAAGCCCGCCACGAAGACTGCCGCAAAAACGGCGACCAAGACGGCAGCCAAGCGCGCGCCGGCCAAGAAGCGCGCGTCGTAA
- a CDS encoding nicotinate-nucleotide adenylyltransferase: MTLPTFVRPNLDRPYRLGLLGGTFDPPHVGHIALAELCIARLDLDELLWIPTGVSWQKAADITPAPLRFAMTELAAKAVRGGRARVHASSMEVDRHGPSYTIDTVRELRGVYGPETSMAWLMGADQLVGLDTWHGWQDLFEYVHLCVATRPGFDLHALHAPVQRELDVRRGDTALVQCAPAGHMWIDQTLSVDLSSTRLRQLLAAGERCDADLPAGVADLIQSHSLYRRANGTVSA; encoded by the coding sequence ATGACGCTTCCCACCTTCGTGCGCCCCAATCTCGACCGCCCGTATCGCCTGGGTTTGCTGGGCGGCACATTCGATCCGCCGCACGTCGGCCATATCGCCCTGGCCGAACTGTGCATCGCCCGGCTCGATCTGGACGAACTGCTGTGGATTCCGACCGGCGTGTCGTGGCAAAAAGCCGCCGACATCACCCCCGCCCCGCTGCGCTTTGCCATGACTGAACTGGCCGCGAAAGCGGTACGCGGTGGCCGCGCCCGGGTTCACGCGAGCAGCATGGAAGTCGACCGCCACGGCCCCAGCTACACCATCGACACCGTGCGTGAATTACGCGGCGTCTACGGGCCGGAAACCTCCATGGCGTGGCTGATGGGCGCCGACCAGCTCGTCGGCCTGGACACCTGGCATGGCTGGCAAGACCTGTTCGAATACGTGCACCTGTGCGTGGCCACGCGCCCCGGTTTCGACCTGCACGCTCTGCACGCGCCGGTGCAACGCGAGCTGGATGTGCGCCGGGGTGACACGGCATTGGTACAATGCGCTCCCGCCGGCCATATGTGGATCGACCAGACGCTATCCGTCGACCTGTCGTCCACCCGCCTGCGCCAGCTGCTCGCCGCCGGCGAACGCTGCGACGCCGACCTGCCCGCCGGCGTGGCCGACCTGATCCAATCGCATTCGCTGTATCGCCGTGCCAATGGCACGGTCAGTGCCTGA
- the hemF gene encoding oxygen-dependent coproporphyrinogen oxidase, translated as MDTQAVRAYLLDLQDRITTAAGALDGGTFATDSWEKPPTERLRGSGRTRILEGGSLLERGGVGFSHVMGDTLPPSATANRPELAGRGFEAMGVSLVFHPRNPYVPTVHMNVRCFVAVRPDAEPVWWFGGGMDLTPYYGFTEDASHFHRTCQGALAPYGDELYPRFKQWCDDYFYLKHRKEARGIGGIFFDDFAELGFERSFEMMRSVGDAFLPAWLPIAEQRHATPYGERERAFQAYRRGRYVEFNLVFDRGTLFGLQSGGRTESILMSMPPVANWRYDWQPEAGSPEAALYTDFLPARDWV; from the coding sequence ATGGATACCCAAGCCGTCCGCGCCTACCTGCTGGACCTGCAGGACCGCATCACCACCGCTGCCGGCGCACTCGACGGCGGCACCTTCGCCACCGATTCGTGGGAAAAACCGCCCACCGAACGCCTGCGCGGTAGCGGCCGCACCCGCATCCTGGAAGGCGGCTCGCTGCTGGAGCGCGGCGGCGTCGGCTTCTCACACGTGATGGGCGACACCCTGCCCCCGTCGGCCACCGCCAACCGGCCCGAACTGGCCGGACGCGGCTTCGAAGCGATGGGTGTGTCATTGGTCTTCCACCCGCGCAACCCGTACGTACCGACGGTGCACATGAACGTGCGCTGCTTCGTCGCCGTGCGGCCCGATGCCGAACCCGTCTGGTGGTTCGGGGGCGGCATGGATCTCACGCCCTACTACGGCTTCACCGAAGACGCGTCGCACTTCCACCGCACCTGCCAGGGCGCCCTCGCCCCGTACGGCGACGAGCTCTATCCGCGCTTCAAGCAGTGGTGTGATGACTATTTCTATCTGAAGCACCGCAAGGAAGCGCGCGGCATCGGCGGCATCTTCTTCGATGACTTTGCCGAACTGGGGTTCGAGCGCAGCTTCGAGATGATGCGCTCCGTCGGCGACGCCTTCCTGCCCGCCTGGCTGCCCATCGCCGAGCAACGCCACGCCACGCCGTACGGCGAGCGCGAACGCGCCTTCCAGGCCTATCGCCGTGGACGCTATGTTGAGTTCAACCTGGTGTTCGACCGCGGCACGCTGTTCGGCCTGCAAAGCGGCGGCCGCACGGAATCGATCCTGATGTCGATGCCGCCCGTGGCCAACTGGCGCTACGACTGGCAACCCGAAGCGGGCTCGCCGGAAGCGGCGCTGTACACCGACTTCCTGCCGGCGCGCGACTGGGTATGA
- the purD gene encoding phosphoribosylamine--glycine ligase, which produces MKVMVVGSGGREHALAWKLARSPKVQVVYVAPGNGGTALDKRLQNLPITDPEVLAAFAEREGIHFTVVGPEAPLAAGIVDLFRSKGLRIFGPTQAAAQLESSKDFAKAFMHRHGIPTAKYQTFSDAAQAHAYIDQEGAPIVIKADGLAAGKGVVVAMTAEEAHSAIDMMLADNRLGDAGARVVIEEFLAGEEASFIVVCDGKNVVALATSQDHKRLLDGDAGPNTGGMGAYSPAPVVTPTLHARALREIIMPTIRGMEKDGIPYTGFLYAGLMIDADGTPKTLEFNCRMGDPETQPIMARMKTDLYDVLDRAIDGKLDGMELEWDRRTALGVVMAAHNYPDTPRKGDVITGIPKETEDSVTFHAGTTLKDGVLTTNGGRVLCVVGLADTVKAAQRAAYNAIEQIKFDGAQYRTDIGHRAIRH; this is translated from the coding sequence ATGAAAGTGATGGTGGTCGGTTCGGGCGGTCGAGAGCACGCCCTGGCATGGAAGCTGGCACGCTCGCCCAAGGTGCAGGTGGTCTACGTGGCGCCGGGCAATGGCGGCACGGCGCTCGACAAGCGCCTGCAGAATCTGCCGATCACGGACCCGGAAGTGCTGGCCGCGTTTGCCGAGCGCGAAGGCATCCACTTCACAGTGGTCGGCCCGGAAGCCCCGCTGGCCGCCGGTATCGTTGATCTGTTCCGCAGCAAGGGCCTGCGCATCTTCGGGCCGACCCAGGCTGCGGCGCAGCTTGAGTCGTCGAAGGATTTTGCCAAGGCGTTCATGCATCGCCACGGCATTCCGACCGCCAAGTACCAGACCTTCAGCGACGCGGCACAAGCGCACGCCTACATTGACCAGGAAGGCGCCCCGATCGTCATCAAGGCCGATGGCCTGGCTGCCGGCAAGGGCGTGGTCGTGGCGATGACGGCCGAAGAAGCGCACAGCGCCATCGACATGATGCTGGCCGACAACCGCCTGGGCGACGCCGGTGCGCGCGTCGTGATCGAAGAATTCCTGGCTGGCGAAGAAGCCAGCTTCATCGTCGTGTGCGACGGCAAGAACGTGGTGGCGCTGGCTACCAGCCAGGACCACAAGCGCCTGCTCGACGGCGACGCTGGCCCCAACACGGGCGGCATGGGCGCGTACTCGCCCGCGCCGGTGGTCACGCCCACGCTGCACGCCCGCGCGCTGCGCGAGATCATCATGCCGACCATCCGCGGCATGGAAAAGGACGGCATCCCATACACCGGTTTCCTCTACGCCGGCCTGATGATCGACGCCGACGGCACGCCCAAGACGCTCGAATTCAACTGCCGCATGGGCGACCCGGAAACGCAGCCCATCATGGCGCGCATGAAGACCGACCTGTACGACGTGCTCGACCGCGCCATCGACGGCAAGCTCGACGGCATGGAACTCGAATGGGACCGCCGTACCGCGCTGGGCGTGGTGATGGCTGCCCACAACTATCCGGACACGCCGCGCAAGGGCGATGTCATCACCGGCATCCCGAAGGAGACGGAAGACAGCGTCACCTTCCACGCCGGCACCACGCTCAAGGACGGCGTGCTGACCACCAACGGCGGCCGTGTGCTGTGCGTCGTCGGCCTGGCTGACACCGTCAAGGCGGCCCAGCGCGCCGCGTATAACGCCATCGAACAAATCAAGTTCGACGGCGCCCAGTACCGGACCGATATCGGCCACCGCGCCATCCGCCATTGA
- a CDS encoding YebC/PmpR family DNA-binding transcriptional regulator, whose product MAGHSKWANIKHKKAAADAKRGKIWTRLIKEITVAARLGGGDADSNPRLRLAMDKATDANMPKDNIQRAIQRGVGGLEGANYEEIRYEGYGINGAAIIVDCLTDNRTRTVAEVRHGFDKYGGNMGVAGSVAFLFDHVGQFIFAPGTPEDKLMDAALEAGADDVVTHEDGALEVICPPHDFTKVKTALEAAGFKAELAEVIMKPQNEVEFTGEDAVKMQKLLDVLENLDDVQEVFTNAVIGE is encoded by the coding sequence ATGGCCGGTCATTCCAAATGGGCCAATATCAAGCATAAAAAAGCCGCTGCCGACGCCAAGCGCGGCAAGATTTGGACGCGCCTGATCAAGGAAATCACCGTGGCGGCCCGCCTGGGCGGCGGTGATGCGGATTCGAACCCCCGCCTGCGCCTGGCCATGGACAAGGCCACCGACGCCAACATGCCCAAGGACAACATCCAGCGCGCCATCCAGCGCGGCGTGGGTGGCCTGGAAGGCGCGAACTACGAAGAAATCCGCTACGAAGGCTACGGCATCAATGGCGCCGCCATCATCGTCGACTGCCTGACCGACAACCGCACGCGCACCGTGGCCGAAGTCCGCCACGGCTTTGACAAATACGGCGGCAACATGGGCGTCGCCGGCTCGGTGGCGTTCCTGTTCGACCATGTCGGCCAGTTCATCTTTGCCCCCGGCACGCCGGAAGACAAGCTGATGGACGCCGCGCTCGAAGCCGGCGCCGACGACGTCGTCACGCATGAAGACGGCGCACTCGAAGTCATCTGCCCGCCCCACGATTTCACCAAGGTCAAGACCGCACTGGAAGCCGCTGGCTTCAAGGCCGAACTGGCCGAAGTCATCATGAAGCCGCAGAACGAAGTCGAGTTCACCGGCGAAGATGCGGTCAAGATGCAGAAGCTGCTCGACGTTCTGGAAAACCTGGACGACGTGCAGGAAGTCTTCACCAACGCGGTCATCGGGGAATAA
- a CDS encoding helicase HerA-like C-terminal domain-containing protein — protein sequence MTDPILVAKNTKTELVLLPQLANRHGLITGATGTGKTVTLQTIAQGLSKIGVPVFLADVKGDLTGISQPGQSNDKLKARLQERGLEEPQWAGCPVTLWDVYGEKGHPVRATVSDMGPLMLSRMLELNDIQTGVLNLVFRIADDSGLALLDMKDLRAMLQHVGEHSSEYTNKYGNISSASIGAIQRNLIALEEQGADKFFGEPMLDINDLMQTVRGQGVINILAADKLLNAPKLYATFLLWMLSELFEHLPEVGDLDKPKLAFFFDEAHLLFNDAPPSLLQKVEQVVRLIRSKGVGVYFVTQNPSDVPDTVLGQLGNRVQHALRAFTPRDQKAVKAAATTMRANPEFSIEQAIGELAVGEALISMLDEGGRPEITERAFVVPPASRIGPISDDERRALLANSLVAGRYDTAIDRESAYEILTGRVATGGAASAPAPGSIGTDFGASSGSAPTSVPAPAPAPAQQEGGGWLGEVGSILTKGTGRTGRGDSIVETLAKSTMRTIGSTVGREIVRGVLGSILGGSKKR from the coding sequence ATGACCGATCCCATCCTCGTTGCCAAGAACACGAAAACTGAGTTGGTGCTGCTGCCCCAGCTGGCCAACCGGCATGGCCTGATTACCGGCGCCACCGGCACCGGCAAGACCGTCACCCTGCAAACGATCGCGCAGGGCCTGTCGAAGATCGGCGTGCCGGTCTTCCTGGCTGACGTCAAAGGTGACCTGACCGGCATTTCGCAGCCTGGCCAGTCGAACGACAAGCTCAAGGCGCGCCTGCAGGAGCGCGGTCTGGAAGAACCGCAATGGGCCGGCTGCCCCGTCACGCTGTGGGATGTGTACGGCGAGAAGGGCCACCCCGTGCGCGCCACCGTGTCGGACATGGGCCCGCTGATGCTGTCGCGCATGCTGGAGTTGAACGACATCCAGACCGGCGTGCTCAATCTCGTCTTCCGGATTGCGGATGACTCCGGCCTCGCGCTGCTCGACATGAAAGACCTGCGCGCGATGCTGCAGCACGTCGGCGAGCACTCGTCGGAGTACACGAACAAGTACGGCAACATCTCGTCGGCCAGCATCGGGGCCATCCAGCGCAACCTGATCGCGCTGGAAGAGCAGGGCGCCGACAAGTTCTTCGGCGAGCCGATGCTCGATATCAACGACCTGATGCAGACCGTGCGCGGCCAGGGCGTGATCAACATCCTGGCGGCCGACAAGCTGCTCAATGCGCCCAAGCTGTACGCGACGTTCCTGCTGTGGATGCTCTCGGAGCTGTTCGAGCACCTGCCGGAAGTGGGCGATCTGGACAAGCCCAAGCTGGCCTTCTTCTTTGACGAGGCGCACCTGTTATTCAACGATGCGCCGCCGTCGCTGTTGCAGAAGGTGGAGCAAGTGGTGCGGCTGATCCGCTCGAAGGGCGTGGGCGTGTACTTCGTGACGCAGAACCCGTCCGATGTGCCTGACACGGTGCTCGGCCAGCTCGGCAACCGCGTGCAGCACGCGCTGCGCGCCTTCACGCCGCGTGATCAGAAAGCCGTGAAGGCGGCCGCGACCACGATGCGAGCGAACCCGGAATTCAGCATCGAACAGGCCATCGGCGAACTGGCGGTGGGCGAGGCGCTGATCTCCATGCTTGATGAAGGCGGACGCCCTGAGATTACGGAGCGCGCCTTCGTCGTGCCGCCTGCATCGCGTATCGGGCCGATTTCGGATGACGAGCGCCGCGCGTTGCTCGCCAATTCGCTGGTAGCCGGCCGTTATGACACGGCAATCGATCGGGAATCGGCCTACGAAATCCTGACCGGACGTGTGGCGACGGGTGGCGCAGCATCTGCGCCGGCTCCGGGGTCCATCGGCACGGATTTTGGTGCTTCGTCGGGTTCGGCGCCCACGTCGGTCCCCGCACCTGCACCTGCACCCGCACAGCAGGAGGGCGGCGGCTGGCTTGGCGAGGTCGGCTCGATCCTGACCAAGGGCACCGGCCGCACCGGCCGCGGGGACTCGATTGTCGAAACGCTGGCCAAGTCGACCATGCGCACGATCGGCTCGACGGTCGGGCGCGAGATCGTACGCGGGGTGCTGGGCAGCATCCTCGGCGGGTCGAAGAAGCGCTGA
- a CDS encoding DUF3149 domain-containing protein, which produces MTALKILFTTDTGLASLAVIGFLIGMGAFFWRLFVRKMREEERAAKQRQA; this is translated from the coding sequence ATGACCGCACTCAAAATCTTGTTCACGACCGATACCGGCCTGGCGAGCCTCGCCGTCATCGGCTTTCTCATCGGCATGGGCGCGTTCTTCTGGCGCCTTTTCGTTCGCAAGATGCGCGAAGAAGAACGCGCCGCCAAGCAGCGCCAAGCCTGA
- the upp gene encoding uracil phosphoribosyltransferase, translating into MKQDPRFPNLFILNHPLIQHKLTHMRDKDTSTRTFRELLREITLLMGYEITRNLPLTSRHIDTPMGPMEAPVIAGRKLAVVPVLRAGVGMSDGLVELIPSARIGHIGVYRDEHHRPVEYLVRLPDLEDRTFILCDPMVATGYSAVHAIDVMKKRGVPDENILFLALVAAPEGVEVFQKAHPGVKLFVASLDSHLDEHAYIIPGLGDAGDRLFGTKN; encoded by the coding sequence ATGAAACAAGATCCGCGCTTTCCGAACCTGTTCATCCTCAATCACCCGCTGATCCAGCACAAGCTCACGCACATGCGCGACAAGGACACGTCCACGCGCACGTTCCGCGAGCTGCTGCGCGAGATCACGCTGCTGATGGGCTATGAGATCACGCGCAACCTGCCGCTGACCAGCCGCCACATCGACACGCCGATGGGCCCGATGGAAGCCCCCGTCATCGCCGGCCGCAAGCTGGCCGTTGTGCCGGTGCTGCGCGCGGGCGTGGGCATGAGCGATGGGCTGGTGGAGCTGATTCCCTCGGCGCGCATCGGCCATATCGGCGTCTACCGCGACGAGCACCACCGCCCGGTGGAATACCTCGTGCGCCTGCCGGATCTGGAAGACCGCACCTTCATCCTGTGCGATCCGATGGTCGCTACCGGCTACTCGGCCGTGCACGCCATCGACGTGATGAAGAAGCGCGGCGTGCCGGACGAGAACATCCTCTTCCTGGCGCTGGTGGCCGCACCGGAAGGCGTGGAGGTTTTCCAGAAGGCGCATCCGGGCGTGAAGCTGTTCGTTGCTTCGCTGGATTCGCACCTGGACGAGCACGCTTACATCATCCCCGGCCTGGGCGATGCGGGCGACCGCCTGTTCGGCACGAAGAACTGA